A single genomic interval of Oryza sativa Japonica Group chromosome 7, ASM3414082v1 harbors:
- the LOC4343554 gene encoding mixed-linked glucan synthase 4: MELATASTMSAAAVTRRINAGGLRVEVTNGNGAAGVYVAAAAAPCSPAAKRVNDGGGKDDVWVAVDEADVSGPSGGDGVRPTLFRTYKVKGSILHPYRFLILVRLIAIVAFFAWRVRHKNRDGAWLWTMSMAGDVWFGFSWALNQLPKLNPIKRVADLAALADRQQHGTSGGGELPGVDVFVTTVDPVDEPILYTVNSILSILAADYPVDRYACYLSDDGGTLVHYEAMVEVAKFAELWVPFCRKHCVEPRAPESYFAMKTQAYRGGVAGELMSDRRRVRREYEEFKVRIDSLFSTIRKRSDAYNRAKDGKDDGENATWMADGTHWPGTWFEPAENHRKGQHAGIVQVLLNHPTSKPRFGVAASVDNPLDFSGVDVRLPMLVYISREKRPGYNHQKKAGAMNALLRVSALLSNAPFIINFDCDHYVNNSQAFRAPMCFMLDRRGGGDDVAFVQFPQRFDDVDPTDRYANHNRVFFDGTTLSLNGLQGPSYLGTGTMFRRAALYGLEPPRWGAAGSQIKAMDNANKFGASSTLVSSMLDGANQERSITPPVAIDGSVARDLAAVTACGYDLGTSWGRDAGWVYDIATEDVATGFRMHQQGWRSVYTSMEPAAFRGTAPINLTERLYQILRWSGGSLEMFFSHSNALLAGRRLHPLQRIAYLNMSTYPIVTVFIFFYNLFPVMWLISEQYYIQQPFGEYLLYLVAIIAMIHVIGMFEVKWSGITVLDWCRNEQFYMIGSTGVYPTAVLYMALKLFTGKGIHFRLTSKQTTASSGDKFADLYTVRWVPLLIPTIVVLAVNVGAVGVAVGKAAAWGLLTEQGRFAVLGMVFNVWILALLYPFALGIMGQRGKRPAVLFVATVMAVAAVAIMYAAFGAPYQAGLSGVAASLGKAASLTGPSG; encoded by the exons ATGGAGTTGGCTACGGCCTCCACGATGTCCGCGGCGGCCGTGACTCGCCGGATCAACGCGGGCGGCCTCCGCGTCGAGGTCACCAACGGCAATGGCGCGGCCGGCGTctacgtggcggcggcggcggcaccgtgctcgccggcggccaagcgggtgaacgacggcggcggcaaggatgACGTGTGGGTGGCCGTCGACGAGGCGGACGTGTCGGGGcccagcggcggcgatggcgttcgGCCGACGCTGTTCCGGACGTACAAGGTCAAGGGCAGCATCCTGCATCCTTACAG GTTCTTGATCCTAGTTCGACTGATCGCCATCGTCGCCTTCTTCGCGTGGCGCGTACGCCACAAGAACCGCGACGGCGCGTGGCTGTGGACAATGTCCATGGCCGGCGACGTCTGGTTCGGCTTCTCGTGGGCGCTCAACCAGCTCCCGAAGCTGAACCCCATCAAGCGCGTCGCggacctcgccgccctcgccgaccggcagcagcacggcacctccggcggcggcgagctccccggCGTCGACGTCTTCGTCaccaccgtcgaccccgtcgacgaGCCGATCCTCTACACCGTGAACTCCATCCTCtccatcctcgccgccgactaCCCGGTGGACAGGTACGCCTGCTACCTGTCCGACGACGGCGGGACGCTGGTCCACTacgaggccatggtggaggtcgCCAAGTTCGCTGAGCTGTGGGTGCCCTTCTGCCGGAAGCACTGCGTCGAGCCGAGGGCGCCGGAGAGCTACTTCGCGATGAAGACGCAGGCGTACaggggcggcgtcgccggcgagctgaTGAGCGATCGCCGCCGCGTGCGGCGAGAGTACGAGGAGTTCAAGGTCAGGATCGACTCGCTGTTCAGCACCATTCGCAAGCGATCTGACGCGTACAACAGAGCGAAGGATGGCAAAGATGACGGTGAAAACGCGACATGGATGGCTGATGGGACGCATTGGCCCGGCACATGGTTTGAGCCGGCGGAGAATCACCGGAAAGGGCAACACGCTGGGATTGTTCAG GTTTTACTGAACCATCCCACCAGTAAGCCACGGTTTGGAGTGGCGGCGAGTGTTGACAACCCGTTGGACTTCAGCGGCGTGGACGTGCGGCTCCCCATGCTGGTGTACATCTCGCGCGAGAAGCGCCCCGGGTACAACCACCAGAAGAAGGCCGGCGCCATGAACGCGCTGCTCCGCGTGTCCGCGCTGCTGTCGAACGCGCCCTTCATCATCAACTTCGACTGCGACCACTACGTCAACAACTCGCAGGCGTTCCGTGCGCCGATGTGCTTCATGCTcgaccggcgcggcggcggcgacgacgtggcgTTCGTCCAGTTCCCGCAGCGGTTCGACGACGTCGACCCGACGGACCGGTACGCGAACCACAACCGCGTCTTCTTCGACGGCACCACGCTCTCCCTCAACGGCCTCCAGGGCCCCTCCTACCTCGGCACCGGCACCAtgttccgccgcgccgcgctctaCGGCCTGGAGCCGCCGCGGTGGGGGGCGGCGGGGAGCCAGATCAAGGCCATGGACAATGCCAACAAGTTCGGCGCCTCGTCGACGCTAGTCAGCTCGATGCTGGACGGCGCCAACCAAGAACGGTCGATCACGCCGCCCGTGGCGATCGACGGGTCGGTCGCCCGTGACCTCGCCGCCGTGACGGCGTGCGGCTACGACCTCGGGACGTCGTGGGGGAGAGACGCCGGGTGGGTGTACGACATCGCGACGGAGGACGTGGCGACCGGGTTCCGCATGCACCAGCAGGGATGGCGCTCCGTGTACACCTCCATGGAGCCCGCCGCGTTCCGCGGCACGGCGCCGATCAACCTCACCGAGCGCCTCTACCAGATCCTAAGGTGGTCGGGCGGCTCGCTCGAGATGTTCTTCTCCCACAGCAACGcgctcctcgccggccgccgcctccacccgctGCAGCGCATCGCCTACCTCAACATGTCGACCTACCCGATCGTCACCGTGTTCATCTTCTTCTACAACCTCTTCCCGGTGATGTGGCTCATCTCCGAGCAGTACTACATCCAGCAGCCATTCGGCGAGTACCTCCTCTACCTCGTCGCCATCATCGCCATGATCCACGTGATCGGCATGTTCGAGGTGAAGTGGTCGGGCATCACGGTGCTGGACTGGTGCCGCAACGAGCAGTTCTACATGATCGGCTCCACGGGGGTGTACCCGACGGCGGTGCTGTACATGGCGCTCAAGCTCTTCACCGGGAAGGGCATCCACTTCAGGCTCACGTCGAAGCAGACGACGGCCAGCTCCGGCGACAAGTTCGCCGACCTGTACACCGTGCGGTGGGTGCCTCTGCTGATCCCGACCATCGTCGTCCTGGCCGTGAACGTCGGCGCCGTCGGGGTGGCGGTCGGCAAGGCAGCGGCGTGGGGGTTGCTCACCGAGCAGGGGCGGTTCGCGGTGCTCGGGATGGTGTTCAACGTGTGGATCCTGGCGCTCCTCTACCCGTTCGCGCTGGGGATCATGGGGCAGCGGGGGAAGCGGCCGGCGGTGCTGTTCGTGGCGACGGTgatggccgtcgccgccgtggcgaTCATGTACGCCGCCTTCGGTGCGCCGTACCAAGCTGGGTTGTCAGGTGTCGCGGCTTCTCTCGGTAAAGCGGCGTCGCTGACCGGGCCATCTGGGTAG